A window of Actinopolymorpha sp. NPDC004070 contains these coding sequences:
- a CDS encoding HIT domain-containing protein translates to MWTPHRMAYILGENKPRGDGPRDGCPFCDIPDRSDEEGLVVTRGKAAFAVLNLYPYNPGHLMVCPYRHVADYTELTDEETDEVARLTKQAMRAVRDVSGAQGFNIGLNQGPVAGAGIAAHLHQHIVPRWAGDTNFMPVVAGTKVLPVLLRETRALLARSWPTD, encoded by the coding sequence CTGTGGACCCCGCATCGGATGGCCTACATCCTCGGCGAGAACAAGCCGCGCGGCGACGGCCCCCGCGACGGATGTCCGTTCTGCGACATACCGGACCGCTCCGACGAGGAGGGTCTGGTGGTGACCCGCGGCAAGGCGGCGTTCGCCGTGCTCAACCTCTACCCCTACAACCCCGGCCACCTGATGGTCTGCCCGTACCGCCACGTGGCCGACTACACCGAGCTCACCGACGAGGAGACCGACGAGGTGGCTCGGCTCACCAAGCAGGCCATGCGTGCGGTGCGGGACGTGTCGGGAGCGCAGGGGTTCAACATCGGGCTGAACCAGGGCCCGGTCGCCGGCGCCGGCATCGCCGCCCACCTGCACCAGCACATCGTGCCGAGGTGGGCGGGCGACACCAACTTCATGCCGGTCGTCGCCGGGACCAAGGTGCTGCCGGTGTTGCTGCGCGAGACCCGTGCGCTGCTGGCGCGGTCCTGGCCGACCGACTGA
- the pgsA gene encoding phosphatidylinositol phosphate synthase yields the protein MLRRFHQFWLRLLTPVARFLLRVGIGPDIVTVVGTAGVCVGALAFYPRGELFWGTLFLTFFVFSDMIDGLMARMSRRSSKWGAFLDSTLDRIGDAAVFGGLTLWFAGGGDAFWLACVALYCLVMGNVTSYAKARAESLGMTANVGIAERADRLVAVLVATGLAGLGVPFLLPAVLCLLAVASTVTVVQRILAVRAQAQANERGPGSGRGTGDTATGGAATGAGSNRPGAEREAR from the coding sequence ATGTTGCGAAGGTTCCACCAATTCTGGCTACGACTGCTGACCCCGGTCGCGCGGTTCCTCCTGCGTGTCGGCATCGGTCCGGACATCGTCACCGTGGTCGGCACCGCCGGGGTGTGTGTCGGCGCCCTCGCCTTCTACCCCCGCGGAGAGCTCTTCTGGGGCACGCTGTTCCTTACCTTCTTCGTCTTCTCCGACATGATCGACGGGCTGATGGCCCGGATGTCGCGGCGGTCGTCGAAGTGGGGCGCCTTCCTCGACTCCACCCTCGACCGGATCGGTGACGCCGCGGTGTTCGGCGGCCTGACGCTGTGGTTCGCGGGCGGCGGCGACGCGTTCTGGCTCGCCTGCGTCGCGCTCTACTGCCTGGTGATGGGCAACGTCACGTCGTACGCCAAGGCCAGGGCGGAGAGCCTGGGCATGACCGCCAACGTCGGCATCGCCGAACGTGCCGACCGGCTGGTCGCCGTCCTGGTGGCCACCGGGCTGGCCGGCCTGGGAGTGCCGTTCCTGCTGCCGGCCGTCCTGTGCCTGCTGGCCGTCGCGAGCACCGTGACCGTCGTGCAGCGGATCCTCGCGGTGCGTGCGCAGGCGCAGGCGAACGAGCGTGGGCCGGGCTCGGGCCGGGGCACCGGGGACACCGCGACGGGCGGTGCCGCCACCGGAGCGGGCTCGAACCGCCCGGGTGCGGAGAGGGAGGCCCGGTGA
- a CDS encoding glycosyltransferase family 4 protein, which translates to MRVGIVCPYSLDAPGGVQNHVRDLAEVLLGEGHAVSVLAPADDDTPVPPYVVPAGRAVPVPYNGSVARLAFGPMSAARVRRWIRDGQFDVLHIHEPATPSLSLLALWSAVGPIVGTFHTAMPRSRMMSVASSVLRPALEKISARIAVSEPARATLVQHLGGEPVVIPNGLFVDRFARARPRPEWQGEGGTMCFLGRLDEPRKGLAVLLRAFPAIWQARPGVRLLVAGPGDVEEVRSGLPAECRDAVTFLGRIDDEGKADMFASSQVYVAPQTGGESFGIVLVEAMAAGAPVLASDLDAFRLVVDGGRLGRLFGVGDSDDLATGALELLGDAAFRDQLREAARVAVRRYDWSSVAKEILSVYEMVAAGYPGVGEDDARNRGVRPGGKVR; encoded by the coding sequence ATGCGGGTCGGCATCGTCTGCCCGTACTCGCTGGACGCGCCCGGCGGGGTGCAGAACCACGTCCGCGACCTGGCCGAGGTCCTGCTCGGCGAGGGCCACGCCGTGTCCGTGCTCGCACCCGCCGACGACGACACGCCCGTGCCGCCGTACGTCGTGCCCGCGGGCCGGGCCGTGCCGGTGCCGTACAACGGCTCGGTGGCCCGGCTGGCGTTCGGCCCGATGTCGGCGGCCAGGGTGCGCCGCTGGATCCGCGACGGGCAGTTCGACGTCCTCCACATCCACGAGCCGGCCACCCCGTCGCTGTCGCTGCTCGCGCTGTGGTCGGCGGTCGGCCCGATCGTGGGCACCTTCCACACCGCCATGCCGCGCTCGCGGATGATGAGCGTCGCCTCGTCGGTCCTGCGCCCGGCCCTGGAGAAGATCAGTGCGCGGATCGCGGTGAGCGAGCCCGCGCGGGCCACCCTCGTCCAGCACCTCGGTGGTGAACCCGTGGTGATCCCGAACGGCCTGTTCGTGGACCGGTTCGCCCGCGCGCGCCCCCGGCCGGAGTGGCAGGGCGAGGGCGGCACGATGTGTTTCCTCGGCCGCCTGGACGAGCCGCGGAAGGGACTCGCCGTCCTGCTGCGGGCGTTCCCCGCGATCTGGCAGGCCCGGCCCGGCGTACGCCTGCTGGTCGCCGGCCCCGGCGACGTGGAGGAGGTTCGCTCCGGGCTGCCCGCCGAGTGTCGCGACGCGGTGACGTTCCTCGGCCGGATCGACGACGAGGGCAAGGCCGACATGTTCGCCAGCTCGCAGGTGTACGTCGCGCCGCAGACCGGCGGCGAGTCGTTCGGCATCGTGCTGGTGGAGGCGATGGCGGCCGGCGCGCCGGTGCTCGCCAGCGACCTGGACGCGTTCCGGCTGGTGGTCGACGGCGGCCGGCTGGGCCGGCTGTTCGGCGTCGGCGACAGCGACGACCTGGCCACCGGCGCACTGGAGTTGCTGGGCGACGCCGCCTTCCGGGACCAACTGCGCGAAGCCGCCCGGGTCGCCGTTCGCCGCTACGACTGGAGCAGCGTCGCCAAGGAGATCCTCTCGGTGTACGAGATGGTGGCCGCGGGCTATCCCGGCGTCGGCGAGGACGACGCCCGCAACCGCGGCGTCCGGCCGGGCGGGAAGGTTCGGTGA
- the pdxT gene encoding pyridoxal 5'-phosphate synthase glutaminase subunit PdxT, with protein MSEPTIGILALQGDIREHHRMLAESGAKPVNVRRPEELLAVDALVVPGGESTTMFKLATAFDLLEPLRKRVAGGMPAFGTCAGMIMLADRIQDGIEGQQTVGGIDVTVRRNAFGRQVDSFEADVPLNAIDPSPQPEPYHAVFIRAPWVESVGAGAEVLARVASGPAAGRIVAVRQGRLLATAFHPELAGDARIHRYFVELVKEA; from the coding sequence GTGAGCGAACCCACCATCGGCATTCTCGCCCTGCAGGGCGACATCCGCGAACACCACCGGATGCTGGCGGAGTCCGGCGCGAAGCCGGTCAACGTCCGCCGGCCCGAGGAGCTCCTCGCCGTCGACGCCCTGGTCGTGCCAGGTGGTGAGTCGACCACGATGTTCAAGCTGGCAACGGCGTTCGATCTGCTCGAGCCGCTGCGCAAGCGGGTGGCCGGTGGCATGCCGGCGTTCGGCACCTGCGCGGGCATGATCATGCTCGCCGACCGGATCCAGGACGGCATCGAGGGTCAGCAGACGGTCGGCGGGATCGACGTGACCGTACGCCGCAACGCGTTCGGCCGTCAGGTCGACTCGTTCGAGGCCGACGTGCCGCTGAACGCCATCGACCCCAGCCCGCAGCCCGAGCCCTACCACGCGGTGTTCATAAGAGCACCCTGGGTGGAGTCGGTGGGCGCCGGCGCCGAGGTGCTCGCCCGCGTCGCCTCCGGGCCGGCCGCCGGTAGGATCGTCGCGGTCCGCCAGGGTCGCCTGCTCGCCACAGCCTTCCATCCCGAGCTTGCCGGTGACGCGCGCATCCACCGCTACTTCGTCGAACTCGTGAAGGAGGCGTAG
- a CDS encoding cupin domain-containing protein produces MTNEPIALNAALASFDARWSPRIVTRVNDYDVRIAKAQGDHVWHVHDDTDEFFLVLDGEFHIALREPSGERTVVLQAGSVFTVPRGTEHKPSAPSGASVLLLEPTGTSTVGDRHDEVPDHVDATTGHELGS; encoded by the coding sequence ATGACCAACGAACCGATCGCGCTGAACGCAGCGCTGGCATCCTTCGACGCGCGGTGGAGCCCGCGCATCGTCACCCGGGTCAACGACTACGACGTCCGGATCGCCAAGGCGCAGGGCGACCACGTCTGGCACGTGCACGACGACACCGACGAGTTCTTCCTGGTCCTGGACGGGGAGTTCCACATCGCACTTCGCGAACCCTCCGGCGAGCGGACCGTGGTCCTGCAGGCGGGCTCGGTCTTCACCGTTCCGCGCGGCACCGAGCACAAGCCGTCCGCGCCGTCGGGCGCGTCGGTCCTGCTCCTCGAGCCCACCGGCACCTCGACCGTCGGCGACCGGCACGACGAGGTGCCCGACCACGTGGACGCCACCACCGGGCACGAGCTGGGTTCCTGA
- a CDS encoding phosphatidylinositol mannoside acyltransferase yields MIAAGRPAAEDSGRDRPLTDSHRADSRTTGGRTADAPTGRPSLPLRLKYAASYRAYAAGWKVLRLLPAPAAYGLLRLGADLVWRRRPKGVRRLERNLARVRPDATPEELRRLSRAGMRSYFRYWCEAFRLPDLGPDHIRGAVVTHGEDAFWEAMRSGNGVVAPLPHMGNWDFAGAWAAANGAPVTTVAERVRPERLYDRFVAYRAALGIQVLAATGGPDPMGVLAERLREGGLVCLVADRDLSARGVEVEFFGERTRMPAGPAALALRTGATLLPVTLWYDGPTMHVRFHPAVAKPPGSRQAIRDLTQQVADAFAAGIAEHPQDWHMLQRLWIADLEPARRADLDRRR; encoded by the coding sequence GTGATCGCAGCCGGCCGGCCCGCCGCCGAGGACTCGGGCCGAGACCGTCCGCTCACCGACAGCCACCGCGCCGACAGCCGTACCACCGGCGGTCGCACCGCCGACGCTCCGACCGGCCGGCCCTCGTTGCCGCTCCGCCTGAAGTACGCCGCCAGCTACCGCGCCTACGCCGCCGGCTGGAAGGTCCTGCGACTGCTGCCCGCGCCCGCCGCGTACGGCCTGCTGCGCCTCGGAGCCGACCTCGTCTGGCGGCGCCGGCCCAAGGGCGTGCGGCGCCTGGAGCGCAACCTCGCCCGCGTACGCCCCGACGCCACCCCTGAGGAGCTCCGGCGGCTGTCCCGGGCCGGTATGCGGTCGTACTTCCGCTACTGGTGCGAGGCGTTCCGGCTGCCCGACCTCGGTCCGGACCACATCAGGGGAGCCGTCGTCACCCACGGCGAGGACGCGTTCTGGGAGGCGATGCGCTCGGGCAACGGCGTGGTCGCCCCGCTTCCGCACATGGGCAACTGGGACTTCGCGGGCGCGTGGGCCGCCGCCAACGGCGCGCCGGTGACCACGGTCGCCGAACGCGTACGCCCCGAACGCCTCTACGACCGGTTCGTCGCCTACCGCGCAGCACTCGGCATCCAGGTGCTCGCCGCCACCGGCGGCCCGGACCCGATGGGGGTGCTCGCCGAGCGGCTGCGCGAGGGCGGCCTGGTCTGCCTGGTCGCCGACCGCGACCTGTCCGCCCGCGGCGTCGAGGTCGAATTCTTCGGCGAACGCACCCGGATGCCCGCCGGCCCCGCAGCACTGGCGCTGCGGACCGGCGCCACCCTGCTGCCGGTCACACTGTGGTACGACGGACCCACCATGCACGTGCGCTTCCACCCGGCGGTGGCCAAGCCGCCCGGCTCCCGGCAGGCCATCCGCGACCTCACCCAGCAGGTCGCCGACGCCTTCGCCGCGGGGATCGCCGAGCACCCGCAGGACTGGCACATGCTGCAGCGGCTGTGGATCGCCGACCTCGAACCCGCCCGCCGCGCGGACCTCGACCGGAGGCGCTGA
- a CDS encoding elongation factor G-like protein EF-G2: MADKQSNPGGAAGQAPTADRPDAIRNIVLVGPSGSGKTTLVEALLAATGAIPRPGRVEDGATVSDFDEVEHRQQRSVGLSLAPVVHDGIKINLLDTPGYADFVGELRAGLRAADCALFVIAASEGVDGPTQALWQECASVRMPRAVVITKLDHHRADYAGVLAQAQAAFGEKVLPLYLPVDGQGAVTGLVGLLSEKLFDYSSGKRAEGTPPQEYADATAEARGTLIEGVIEESEDESLMDRYLGGEQIDAKVLVDDLEKAVAQASFFPALPACSTTGVGMAELLEVMTSAFPSPLEHPQPEVYTPVGKSEGRLPCDPDGPLLAEVVKTSSDPYVGRISLVRVFSGTVRPDTVLHVSGHSSAFFGEERGHEDHDEDERVGSLSSPLGKLQRPLNHCVAGDICAIGKLSRAETGDTLSARERPLLMRPWSMPEPLLPIAVTAHAKADEDKLSLGLARLGAEDPTLRIEHNAETHQLVLWCMGEAHADVVLDRLANRYGVSVDQVPLRVPLRETFGRKAAGRGRHVKQSGGHGQYAVCEIQVEPLPQGSGLEFVDKVVGGAVPRQFIPSVEKGVRTQMERGITAGYPVVDIRVTLVDGKAHSVDSSDMAFQTAGALALREAAPDGRVCLLEPVDLVSVLVDDDFVGTVMGDLSGRRGRVLGTEPVGQGRTLVKAEVPQIEITRYAVDLRSMAHGNGTFTREFVRYEPMPAQLASKLAQEQAADG, from the coding sequence ATGGCGGACAAACAGAGCAACCCCGGTGGAGCCGCCGGTCAGGCACCGACGGCCGACCGGCCCGATGCGATCCGCAACATCGTGCTGGTCGGCCCGTCCGGCTCCGGCAAGACGACCCTGGTCGAGGCTCTGCTGGCGGCGACGGGTGCCATCCCCCGCCCCGGCCGGGTGGAGGACGGCGCGACCGTCAGCGACTTCGACGAGGTGGAGCACCGCCAGCAGCGGTCGGTCGGCCTGTCCCTGGCACCGGTCGTCCACGACGGCATCAAGATCAACCTGCTGGACACCCCCGGCTACGCCGACTTCGTCGGTGAGCTGCGGGCCGGACTGCGCGCCGCCGACTGCGCGTTGTTCGTGATCGCGGCGAGTGAGGGTGTGGACGGCCCGACCCAGGCGCTGTGGCAGGAGTGCGCCTCGGTACGCATGCCGCGAGCGGTGGTGATCACCAAGCTCGACCACCACCGGGCCGACTATGCGGGCGTGCTGGCGCAGGCGCAGGCGGCGTTCGGGGAGAAGGTGCTGCCGCTGTACCTCCCGGTCGACGGTCAGGGTGCGGTGACCGGCCTGGTCGGGTTGTTGTCGGAGAAGCTGTTCGACTACTCCTCGGGCAAACGCGCCGAGGGCACCCCGCCGCAGGAGTACGCCGACGCCACCGCGGAAGCACGGGGCACCCTGATCGAGGGCGTCATCGAGGAGTCCGAGGACGAGTCGTTGATGGACCGCTACCTCGGCGGTGAGCAGATCGACGCGAAGGTCCTGGTGGACGACCTGGAGAAGGCGGTCGCGCAGGCGTCGTTCTTCCCGGCGCTGCCGGCGTGCTCGACGACCGGCGTGGGCATGGCCGAACTCCTGGAGGTGATGACCAGCGCGTTCCCCTCCCCGCTCGAACACCCCCAGCCCGAGGTCTACACCCCGGTGGGCAAGTCGGAGGGCCGGCTGCCCTGCGACCCCGACGGTCCCCTGCTCGCCGAGGTGGTGAAGACCTCCTCCGACCCCTACGTCGGCCGGATCAGCCTGGTGCGGGTCTTCTCCGGCACCGTCCGGCCGGACACCGTGCTGCACGTGTCGGGGCACTCCTCGGCGTTCTTCGGCGAGGAACGCGGCCACGAGGACCACGACGAGGACGAACGCGTCGGTTCGCTGTCGTCGCCGCTGGGCAAGCTGCAACGCCCGCTGAACCACTGCGTGGCCGGCGACATCTGCGCCATCGGCAAGCTGTCCCGCGCGGAGACCGGCGACACCCTCTCGGCCAGGGAACGCCCGCTGCTGATGCGCCCCTGGTCGATGCCCGAGCCGCTACTCCCGATCGCGGTCACCGCACACGCCAAGGCCGACGAGGACAAGTTGTCGCTCGGGCTGGCCCGGCTTGGTGCGGAGGACCCGACGCTCCGGATCGAGCACAACGCCGAGACGCACCAGCTGGTGCTGTGGTGCATGGGCGAAGCACACGCCGACGTCGTACTCGACCGGCTCGCCAACCGGTACGGCGTGTCGGTGGACCAGGTTCCCCTGCGGGTGCCACTGCGGGAGACGTTCGGCCGCAAGGCGGCCGGGCGGGGGCGGCACGTCAAGCAGAGCGGCGGTCACGGCCAGTACGCCGTCTGCGAGATCCAGGTCGAGCCGCTCCCCCAGGGCTCGGGCCTTGAGTTCGTGGACAAGGTGGTCGGCGGCGCGGTGCCCCGGCAGTTCATCCCGAGCGTGGAGAAGGGCGTACGCACCCAGATGGAACGCGGGATCACCGCCGGCTACCCCGTCGTCGACATCCGCGTGACGCTGGTGGACGGGAAGGCGCACAGCGTCGACTCCTCCGACATGGCCTTCCAGACCGCGGGGGCGCTCGCCCTGCGCGAGGCCGCCCCGGACGGCCGGGTCTGCCTCCTCGAACCCGTCGACCTGGTGTCGGTGCTGGTCGACGACGACTTCGTGGGCACGGTGATGGGCGACCTGTCCGGACGGCGCGGCCGGGTCCTCGGCACCGAACCCGTCGGGCAGGGCCGGACGCTGGTGAAGGCGGAGGTGCCGCAGATCGAGATCACGAGGTACGCCGTGGACCTGCGGTCGATGGCGCACGGCAACGGCACCTTCACCCGGGAGTTCGTCCGGTACGAGCCGATGCCGGCCCAGCTGGCGAGCAAGCTGGCGCAGGAGCAGGCCGCCGACGGCTGA
- a CDS encoding YebC/PmpR family DNA-binding transcriptional regulator: protein MSGHSKWATTKHKKAVVDARRGKLFAKLIKNIEVAARVGGGDPAGNPTLYDAIQKAKKSSVPNDNIDRAVKRGAGLEAGGADYQTIMYEGYGPAGVAILIECLTDNRNRAAGDVRTATTRNGGTMADAGSVSYMFSRRGVVVVPREQEGRELGEDDVLGAVLDAGAEEVNNLGEAFEVISEPTDLVAVRTALQDAGIDYESAEASFVPSVTVPLDEETAPKIFKLVEALEDCDDVQNVYANFDVSDEIMEKVG from the coding sequence ATGTCCGGCCACTCCAAGTGGGCGACCACCAAGCACAAGAAGGCCGTCGTCGACGCCAGGCGCGGCAAGCTCTTCGCGAAGCTGATCAAGAACATCGAGGTCGCCGCGCGGGTCGGCGGGGGAGACCCGGCCGGCAACCCGACGCTCTACGACGCCATCCAGAAGGCGAAGAAGTCCTCGGTCCCCAACGACAACATCGACCGCGCGGTCAAACGCGGGGCGGGCCTGGAGGCCGGCGGCGCCGACTACCAGACGATCATGTACGAGGGCTACGGCCCCGCCGGGGTCGCGATCCTGATCGAGTGCCTCACCGACAACCGCAACCGCGCCGCCGGTGACGTGCGCACCGCCACCACCCGCAACGGCGGGACGATGGCCGACGCGGGCAGCGTCTCCTACATGTTCAGCCGGCGTGGCGTCGTGGTCGTCCCCCGCGAGCAGGAGGGGCGCGAGCTCGGCGAGGACGACGTACTCGGCGCGGTGCTCGACGCCGGCGCGGAGGAGGTCAACAACCTCGGCGAGGCGTTCGAGGTGATCTCCGAGCCGACTGATCTGGTGGCCGTACGCACCGCGCTGCAGGACGCCGGGATCGACTACGAGTCAGCCGAGGCGAGCTTCGTGCCCAGCGTCACCGTGCCGCTGGACGAGGAGACCGCGCCGAAGATCTTCAAGCTGGTCGAGGCACTGGAGGACTGCGACGACGTGCAGAACGTCTACGCCAACTTCGACGTCTCCGACGAGATCATGGAGAAGGTCGGCTAG
- the pdxS gene encoding pyridoxal 5'-phosphate synthase lyase subunit PdxS, translating into MTEAQSASTDATSRPTSAPVTGTAKVKRGMAEMLKGGVIMDVVTPEQAKIAEDAGAVAVMALERVPADIRVQGGVARMSDPDMIDGIISAVSIPVMAKARIGHFVEAQVLQAIGVDYVDESEVLTPADEAHHIDKWAFTVPFVCGATNLGEALRRLSEGAAMIRSKGEAGTGNVVEATRHMRSIRAEIRRLGTLDDEELFVAAKELRAPYDLVQEVARAGKLPVVLFTAGGIATPADAAMMMQLGAEGVFVGSGIFKSGDPAKRAEAIVKATTFHDDPDVVAKVSRGLGEAMVGLNVRDLPESERLATRGW; encoded by the coding sequence GTGACCGAAGCACAGTCCGCATCCACCGACGCCACCAGCCGGCCCACCTCCGCCCCCGTCACCGGGACCGCCAAGGTCAAGCGCGGCATGGCGGAGATGCTCAAGGGCGGGGTGATCATGGATGTGGTCACGCCCGAGCAGGCGAAGATCGCCGAGGACGCCGGCGCCGTCGCGGTGATGGCGCTCGAGCGGGTCCCGGCCGACATCCGGGTGCAGGGCGGCGTGGCCCGGATGAGCGACCCCGACATGATCGACGGCATCATCAGCGCGGTCTCCATCCCGGTGATGGCCAAGGCCCGCATCGGCCACTTCGTCGAGGCCCAGGTCCTGCAGGCGATCGGCGTCGACTACGTGGACGAGTCCGAGGTCCTCACCCCCGCCGACGAGGCGCACCACATCGACAAGTGGGCGTTCACCGTCCCCTTCGTGTGCGGGGCCACCAACCTCGGCGAGGCGCTGCGCCGCCTGTCCGAGGGTGCCGCGATGATCCGTTCCAAGGGTGAGGCCGGCACCGGCAACGTCGTGGAGGCCACCCGCCACATGCGGTCCATCCGCGCCGAGATCCGCCGGCTCGGCACGCTCGACGACGAGGAGCTGTTCGTCGCGGCGAAGGAGCTGCGCGCGCCCTACGACCTGGTGCAGGAGGTGGCCCGCGCCGGCAAGCTGCCGGTCGTGCTGTTCACCGCCGGCGGCATCGCCACCCCGGCCGACGCGGCGATGATGATGCAGCTCGGAGCCGAGGGCGTGTTCGTCGGCTCGGGCATCTTCAAGTCCGGCGACCCGGCCAAGCGGGCCGAGGCGATCGTGAAGGCGACCACCTTCCACGACGACCCCGACGTGGTGGCGAAGGTGTCCCGGGGCCTCGGCGAGGCGATGGTCGGTCTGAACGTCCGCGACCTCCCGGAGAGCGAGCGGCTGGCCACCCGCGGTTGGTGA
- a CDS encoding acetylxylan esterase: MPLTFDMPREQLATYTGTNPRPADFDEYWDAALAELDALDPKVELEPADFQTAFAECFHLWFQGTGGARVHAKLLRPRNASGQHPGVVHFHGYSGSSADWSDLLGHVALGFTVAALDCRGQGGLSEDVGGVTGWTLRGHIVRGLDDGLAQAPEKLYYRHVYLDTALLARIVMGMDDVDENRVGATGGSQGGGLTLACAALEPRIKRAAPTFPFLTDYRRVWDLDLAKNAYAELQEWFRRFDPLHEREDEVFTTLGYIDVQHLAPRIRAEILMGVGLGDQVCPPSTQFAAYNKITGAKSLRIYPDYGHEGLPGNGDAIYTFLAQL; the protein is encoded by the coding sequence ATGCCCCTGACGTTCGACATGCCGAGGGAACAGCTCGCGACGTACACCGGGACCAACCCCCGGCCCGCCGACTTCGACGAGTACTGGGACGCCGCGCTGGCCGAGCTGGACGCCCTCGACCCGAAGGTCGAGCTGGAGCCGGCCGACTTCCAGACGGCGTTCGCGGAGTGTTTCCACCTGTGGTTCCAGGGCACCGGCGGCGCCCGGGTGCACGCCAAGCTGCTCCGCCCCCGCAACGCCTCCGGGCAGCACCCCGGCGTGGTCCACTTCCACGGCTACTCCGGCAGCTCGGCCGACTGGTCGGACCTGCTCGGCCACGTCGCGCTCGGCTTCACCGTGGCCGCGCTGGACTGCCGCGGTCAGGGTGGGCTGTCGGAGGATGTCGGTGGGGTGACCGGCTGGACCCTGCGCGGTCACATCGTCCGCGGACTCGACGACGGGCTGGCGCAGGCCCCCGAGAAGCTCTACTACCGCCACGTCTACCTCGACACCGCCCTGCTGGCCCGGATCGTGATGGGCATGGATGACGTGGACGAGAACCGCGTGGGCGCCACCGGCGGCAGCCAGGGCGGTGGGCTGACCCTCGCCTGCGCCGCGCTGGAGCCGAGGATCAAGCGGGCCGCACCGACGTTCCCGTTCCTGACCGACTACCGGCGGGTGTGGGACCTCGACCTGGCCAAGAACGCCTACGCCGAACTGCAGGAGTGGTTCCGCCGCTTCGACCCGCTGCACGAACGCGAGGACGAGGTCTTCACCACCCTCGGCTACATCGACGTCCAGCACCTCGCCCCGAGGATCCGGGCGGAGATCCTGATGGGCGTGGGGCTCGGTGACCAGGTCTGCCCGCCGTCCACGCAGTTCGCGGCGTACAACAAGATCACCGGCGCGAAGTCGCTGCGGATCTACCCCGACTACGGGCACGAGGGCCTGCCCGGCAACGGCGACGCGATCTACACGTTCCTGGCCCAGCTTTAG